A window of the Halodesulfovibrio sp. MK-HDV genome harbors these coding sequences:
- the tssI gene encoding type VI secretion system tip protein VgrG produces the protein MAINTGLQFTFQVDGLADDTFSVLEFSGMETLSSPFHFHLKLASRLEDIVPTQTVDRFGILRIWINGKMVQVRHGIISEFRQGDTGHHHTMYEVTLVPSIARLALRQNTRMFQQQPAQEIIQLILQEMGIQELAFGLTKEPKVRDYCVQYRESDLEFVQRLAAEEGMYYYFEHSESSHIIIFSDDTKQAPMLPNELEYNTQSGGMSTGAFVRGFTQQAKICSSSAELKDYSFLNPRNSLQHDFFGSELDFQRSTYEHYDYPGRFKEDSLGQKFTQFRLESLRSEALTAKGLSNYPELISGFKFSLKEHPSDSCNRDWFTIGVSHFGTQPQALEEAGTSGSTTYNNEFVVIPDHRQWKPTPNPKPRVDGPQIATVVGPEGEEIFCDEHGRVKVYFPWDRYNTNSDETCSCWIRVSQGWAGGQYGIVAIPRIGHEVIVSFLEGDPDQPIITGRTYHARNKSPYPLPAHKTMTVLRTDTHKGEGFNELRFEDEADKEEIFIHAQKNMDIKVLNSKNERVDFDRSTSVGNNENLVVAKDRKVTVDGKQDHKTTGNYIELIEGDSGLTVKGDKSQHIKGALGVKIDGEMTFQSDTKITLKVGGSFVVIHPGGVDIKGAAINLNSGGGAGSLALPANPEILKSAAGEGSMFVKHCPLEGDCE, from the coding sequence ATGGCGATAAATACCGGATTGCAATTCACTTTTCAGGTTGATGGGCTGGCGGACGATACGTTCAGTGTTTTAGAGTTTTCTGGAATGGAAACTCTTTCTTCTCCGTTCCATTTCCATCTTAAACTTGCCAGTCGGCTAGAAGATATTGTTCCTACGCAAACAGTGGATAGATTTGGTATCTTGAGAATATGGATTAACGGTAAGATGGTGCAGGTGCGGCACGGCATTATCAGCGAATTCCGTCAGGGCGACACTGGGCATCATCATACCATGTATGAAGTCACGTTGGTGCCATCTATAGCCCGTCTAGCTTTACGCCAAAATACAAGAATGTTTCAGCAGCAGCCTGCTCAAGAAATTATTCAGCTCATTTTACAAGAAATGGGAATACAGGAACTTGCCTTTGGTCTCACGAAAGAACCGAAAGTCCGTGATTACTGCGTGCAATATCGAGAATCTGACCTCGAATTTGTTCAGCGGTTAGCAGCAGAAGAAGGAATGTATTACTACTTTGAGCATTCTGAAAGTTCTCACATCATAATCTTTTCTGACGACACCAAACAAGCGCCGATGTTGCCCAACGAATTGGAGTATAACACTCAATCTGGCGGTATGAGTACAGGTGCATTTGTCAGAGGTTTCACGCAGCAAGCTAAAATTTGTTCTTCCTCTGCAGAGTTGAAAGACTACAGTTTTTTAAACCCGAGAAATAGTCTTCAACACGACTTTTTTGGGAGCGAGTTAGACTTTCAGCGTTCGACATACGAACATTATGACTATCCAGGCCGATTCAAAGAAGACAGCCTTGGACAAAAATTTACTCAATTCAGGCTTGAGTCTCTTCGCAGTGAAGCACTTACAGCTAAAGGGTTAAGCAATTACCCTGAGCTCATTTCTGGCTTTAAGTTTTCCTTAAAAGAACACCCCAGCGACTCTTGTAACCGCGATTGGTTTACTATTGGCGTTTCCCACTTTGGAACTCAGCCTCAAGCTCTTGAAGAAGCCGGAACATCGGGTTCTACAACATATAATAATGAGTTTGTAGTGATTCCAGATCATCGTCAGTGGAAACCAACGCCAAACCCAAAACCTCGCGTAGACGGGCCGCAGATAGCCACTGTTGTAGGCCCTGAAGGCGAGGAAATTTTTTGTGATGAACATGGCCGCGTAAAGGTTTATTTTCCATGGGATAGATATAATACGAATAGCGACGAAACATGCAGTTGTTGGATTCGAGTCTCCCAAGGATGGGCAGGTGGACAGTACGGTATAGTTGCAATCCCTCGTATTGGACACGAAGTTATCGTTAGTTTCTTAGAAGGTGACCCCGATCAACCAATTATTACTGGCCGTACTTACCACGCACGAAACAAGTCACCGTATCCTCTTCCGGCTCATAAAACTATGACGGTTCTGAGAACTGACACCCATAAGGGCGAAGGATTTAACGAACTTCGCTTTGAAGATGAGGCCGATAAAGAAGAAATATTCATTCATGCGCAAAAGAACATGGATATAAAAGTTCTTAACTCAAAAAACGAGCGTGTCGATTTCGATAGATCCACAAGTGTGGGGAATAATGAAAATTTGGTTGTTGCTAAAGATAGGAAAGTTACGGTCGATGGTAAACAAGACCACAAGACAACCGGAAATTATATTGAACTTATTGAGGGTGATAGCGGGTTAACTGTTAAGGGTGATAAGTCCCAGCATATTAAGGGCGCACTCGGAGTTAAAATTGATGGTGAAATGACCTTCCAGAGTGACACAAAAATCACGTTAAAAGTTGGCGGAAGCTTTGTGGTTATTCATCCGGGTGGTGTTGATATTAAAGGTGCAGCAATCAATTTGAACTCTGGAGGGGGCGCGGGGAGTCTTGCATTACCAGCGAATCCTGAAATCCTGAAAAGCGCAGCAGGAGAAGGCAGCATGTTTGTAAAACATTGTCCATTGGAGGGGGATTGTGAGTAA
- a CDS encoding PAAR domain-containing protein: protein MTSLIHPNTDVPLRQVSGTVFFDGKPAARSSDSVNCGGALVGGGTVTIG from the coding sequence ATGACAAGCCTAATTCACCCAAACACGGACGTTCCATTGCGGCAGGTGTCCGGTACAGTCTTCTTTGATGGAAAACCCGCAGCACGCTCTAGCGACTCTGTCAATTGTGGAGGAGCCCTCGTTGGCGGTGGTACGGTAACTATTGGGTAA
- a CDS encoding helix-turn-helix domain-containing protein — protein sequence MNSKAFVAQISQRLRELRIARGWSLDAAAKKTGVSKAMLGQVERGESSPTIGTLWKIASGFESSFSSFFSEQSEKKEPSVTFPNDPAMQIHTIFPYSSDTRMEVFEITLCDNHEQQSSPHQLGVIEHVIVVEGTLEFYFDGTWHTLVVGEKTRFYADQPHAYRVVGDRGVFHNIINYPHTDSSTEL from the coding sequence ATGAATTCCAAGGCGTTTGTTGCACAGATTTCTCAACGGTTAAGAGAATTACGAATAGCGCGTGGCTGGAGTCTTGATGCGGCAGCAAAAAAGACAGGCGTTTCCAAGGCAATGCTTGGCCAGGTAGAACGTGGAGAATCCAGTCCTACGATTGGAACCTTGTGGAAAATAGCCAGCGGGTTTGAAAGTTCGTTTTCTTCTTTTTTCTCAGAACAATCCGAAAAAAAAGAACCGTCAGTGACATTTCCCAATGATCCAGCAATGCAGATTCATACAATTTTTCCTTATTCGTCAGATACGAGAATGGAAGTTTTTGAGATAACGTTATGCGACAACCACGAGCAACAATCTTCTCCTCATCAATTGGGAGTTATTGAGCATGTAATTGTGGTTGAAGGAACGTTGGAATTTTATTTTGATGGAACATGGCATACGTTAGTGGTTGGTGAAAAAACACGTTTCTATGCAGATCAACCTCACGCATATCGAGTTGTAGGCGATAGAGGTGTTTTCCATAATATTATTAACTATCCACATACTGACAGCAGCACCGAGCTATAG
- a CDS encoding PAAR domain-containing protein has translation MGNAAKLNDIGTDHNGYPPTPIIAASPTVTIDGKPAARVGDPLEPHDKPNSPKHGRSIAAGVRYSLL, from the coding sequence ATGGGCAACGCAGCAAAACTGAATGACATAGGAACAGATCATAATGGCTATCCGCCAACACCCATTATTGCCGCTTCTCCAACGGTAACGATTGATGGAAAGCCAGCAGCGCGAGTTGGAGACCCTCTGGAGCCACATGACAAGCCTAATTCACCCAAACACGGACGTTCCATTGCGGCAGGTGTCCGGTACAGTCTTCTTTGA
- a CDS encoding cyclase family protein: protein MSTPHSHANVVDLTHTITEDMPVYPGTDAPIIEQGTTVAKEGFAEKKLTFFSHVGTHMDAPAHIFEGKKTLDALPASTFTGPACIVDVASLTLITLDVLKQYEDQIAQCDFVIFSSGHEKLWGTEAYFSPFPTLNEEAAKWLTTQDLKGLGIDAISFDTMDVTRLFIHEILLGSGLVLIENLKNLDTITHPIFTFVALPLKILESDGSPIRAIAMVP, encoded by the coding sequence ATGAGCACTCCGCACTCTCATGCCAACGTAGTTGATCTTACACACACAATTACCGAAGACATGCCAGTATACCCCGGCACAGATGCTCCGATAATTGAACAGGGCACCACCGTCGCAAAAGAAGGATTTGCTGAAAAAAAACTGACCTTCTTTTCCCATGTGGGGACACACATGGATGCCCCTGCACATATTTTTGAAGGCAAAAAAACATTGGATGCCCTGCCTGCATCTACATTCACCGGCCCAGCTTGTATTGTAGATGTCGCCAGTCTTACGCTCATTACATTAGATGTACTCAAGCAGTACGAAGATCAAATTGCGCAATGTGATTTTGTTATCTTCTCCTCAGGCCACGAAAAGCTCTGGGGAACCGAAGCGTACTTCTCTCCATTCCCGACATTGAATGAAGAAGCCGCCAAGTGGCTTACAACTCAAGATCTTAAAGGTCTGGGAATTGATGCCATCTCTTTCGATACCATGGACGTAACAAGACTTTTCATCCACGAAATCCTTCTAGGAAGTGGACTTGTGCTTATCGAAAACTTGAAGAATTTGGACACAATTACTCATCCAATATTCACATTTGTGGCGTTACCACTCAAAATTTTAGAAAGTGACGGCTCTCCTATTCGCGCAATTGCTATGGTGCCTTAG
- a CDS encoding type VI secretion system PAAR protein, whose translation MGNAAKLNDIGTGHDGYPPTPIIAASPTITIDGKPAARVGDPLEPHDKPNSPKHGRAIAAGSGTVFFDGKPATRSGDPVNCGGVLVGGGTVTIG comes from the coding sequence ATGGGCAACGCAGCAAAGTTGAATGACATAGGTACAGGCCATGATGGTTATCCGCCAACACCCATTATTGCCGCTTCTCCAACAATAACCATTGATGGAAAGCCAGCAGCGCGAGTAGGCGACCCTTTGGAGCCACATGACAAGCCTAACTCCCCTAAGCATGGGCGTGCCATTGCGGCAGGTTCCGGTACAGTTTTTTTTGATGGAAAACCCGCCACACGATCCGGAGACCCTGTCAATTGCGGCGGTGTCCTAGTCGGCGGTGGGACGGTGACCATTGGATAA
- a CDS encoding Hcp family type VI secretion system effector, with translation MPTPCYIAIEGKTQGNITAGAFTADSVGNIYVEGHEDEMLVQEFKHIVTVPTDPQSGQPSGQRMHKPFRFTVALNKAVPLMYNALASGEMLPTVTLKWYRTSIEGKQEHFFTTTLTDATIVDVNFDMPHCQDAQSKEFTQLINVALAYRKIDWEHTVAGTSGSDDWRAPVA, from the coding sequence ATGCCAACTCCTTGTTATATCGCTATCGAAGGTAAAACTCAGGGCAACATTACTGCAGGCGCTTTTACTGCTGACTCCGTAGGTAACATCTACGTAGAAGGTCATGAAGATGAAATGCTCGTGCAGGAATTCAAACACATTGTTACTGTTCCTACCGATCCTCAGTCCGGTCAGCCTTCCGGTCAGCGTATGCATAAGCCTTTCCGCTTTACTGTAGCACTCAACAAAGCTGTTCCGCTTATGTACAACGCCCTTGCTTCCGGCGAAATGCTTCCGACTGTTACTCTGAAATGGTACCGCACTTCCATTGAAGGTAAGCAGGAGCACTTCTTCACCACCACGCTCACCGACGCAACAATCGTGGATGTTAACTTCGACATGCCACATTGTCAGGATGCGCAGAGTAAAGAATTTACACAGCTTATTAATGTAGCTCTCGCTTACCGTAAAATTGACTGGGAACACACCGTTGCTGGAACTTCTGGTTCTGATGACTGGCGTGCTCCTGTAGCATAA
- a CDS encoding benzoate/H(+) symporter BenE family transporter codes for MLNKLSISHVSSGLAAILVGYTCSVVLVIEAAMGAGATPVQVGSWLFAIGIASGLTTIIFSLRYKVPVLTAWSTPGAALLASSVAGFSLSETIGACIVTALLIILTGATKSISTFIQKIPTSLTTAMLAGILIPFGIKTFTPWQSTPVLFGCMLAAYLIGKRFYPRYTMLLLILVGGFVAYVQGSLPLGDSPLSITGPVFMSPTWSVASVVSLSLPLFLVTMVSQNIPGIVMIQSHNYSVPFPKILLGTGFMNLLTAPFGGFTCNLAAISAGICMGEEADPDPKKRYLASTSAGVFYILAGLFSTSLVALFVAMPKELTQMLAGFALLGIIQRSLYLAMDDEKTREGALITLLITASGITFIGINAPVWGLLAGYITNRFFNPTT; via the coding sequence ATGCTAAATAAATTGTCAATTAGCCACGTATCATCAGGATTAGCCGCTATCCTTGTAGGATATACCTGTTCAGTTGTACTTGTAATTGAGGCGGCCATGGGAGCAGGAGCAACACCTGTTCAGGTTGGTAGCTGGCTTTTTGCAATCGGTATTGCCTCTGGGCTTACCACCATCATATTTTCACTCCGCTACAAAGTGCCTGTGCTCACGGCGTGGTCTACCCCCGGCGCAGCATTGCTTGCAAGTAGTGTTGCCGGATTTTCACTATCTGAAACTATTGGCGCATGTATTGTCACAGCCCTGCTCATCATTCTTACAGGTGCCACAAAGTCCATCTCCACATTTATTCAAAAAATTCCTACATCGCTTACGACTGCCATGCTTGCAGGAATTCTTATCCCGTTCGGCATCAAAACGTTCACCCCTTGGCAGAGCACACCTGTACTCTTTGGCTGCATGCTTGCGGCATACCTTATAGGCAAACGATTCTATCCTCGATACACAATGCTGCTTCTCATTCTCGTAGGCGGCTTTGTAGCGTACGTCCAAGGATCTCTTCCATTGGGAGACAGTCCACTTTCCATCACCGGCCCTGTATTCATGAGTCCGACGTGGAGCGTTGCTTCGGTTGTAAGTTTAAGTCTTCCACTTTTTCTCGTAACCATGGTATCTCAGAATATTCCAGGGATCGTCATGATTCAAAGTCATAACTATTCCGTTCCGTTTCCAAAAATTTTGCTAGGCACAGGATTTATGAACCTGCTGACAGCGCCGTTCGGTGGATTTACTTGTAACCTTGCGGCTATTTCTGCTGGAATTTGCATGGGTGAGGAAGCTGATCCAGATCCAAAAAAAAGATATCTGGCATCAACAAGTGCGGGGGTTTTCTATATTCTTGCGGGTCTCTTCAGCACCAGCCTTGTCGCACTCTTTGTTGCTATGCCTAAAGAGCTTACTCAAATGCTGGCAGGATTCGCCCTACTGGGGATTATCCAGAGAAGCCTTTACCTTGCCATGGATGACGAAAAAACACGTGAAGGAGCGCTTATTACGTTGCTAATAACTGCCTCAGGAATCACATTCATCGGCATCAACGCACCAGTATGGGGTCTGCTCGCAGGGTACATCACCAACCGCTTCTTTAATCCAACCACGTAA
- a CDS encoding type VI secretion system PAAR protein: protein MGNAAKLDDIGTGHDGYPPTPIIAASPTVTIDGKPAARVGDPLEPHDKPNSPKHGRAIAAGSGTVFFDGKPATRSGDPVNCGGVLVGGGTVTIG from the coding sequence ATGGGTAATGCAGCAAAGCTGGATGACATAGGTACGGGCCATGATGGCTATCCGCCAACACCCATTATTGCAGCTTCTCCAACGGTAACCATTGATGGAAAGCCTGCAGCGCGAGTGGGAGATCCTTTGGAACCACATGACAAGCCTAATTCACCCAAGCACGGGCGTGCCATTGCGGCAGGTTCCGGTACAGTTTTCTTTGATGGAAAACCCGCCACACGATCCGGAGACCCTGTCAATTGCGGCGGTGTCCTAGTCGGCGGTGGGACGGTGACCATTGGATAA
- a CDS encoding DUF4123 domain-containing protein — MSNEKLYAIIDGASEEELMPMLAELDPPAVCLYAPPVQPNLVDIAPYVVLVTEEVQEWLNTRETPWGIYITTDADLKSIRSHLRKYLYVLLPDSDKPVFFRFYDPRNLWLLTSALTDWELHSFMGPIEKIGISFEGNERAETFAERRAQYPQDAQSTVSTLTLTEEQVEIMNQEFERNFVIKLAQLMEDAASSSAAVPHVNFLEYAHRLFDYFKSQDITLPKTVRETSLCLIEKEYYDFDEIPRSFFDLAEDDGTVGWVRAGKACQSLIGL; from the coding sequence GTGAGTAACGAAAAATTATATGCAATAATCGATGGGGCATCGGAAGAAGAGCTGATGCCTATGCTCGCAGAACTCGATCCACCAGCTGTGTGCCTTTATGCCCCGCCAGTGCAACCGAACTTAGTTGATATTGCTCCTTATGTTGTTCTTGTAACAGAAGAAGTTCAAGAATGGCTTAATACCCGAGAAACCCCATGGGGTATCTATATCACGACTGATGCTGATTTGAAGAGCATCCGTAGTCACTTACGTAAGTACTTATATGTATTACTGCCAGACAGTGACAAGCCTGTATTTTTTAGATTCTATGATCCAAGGAATCTTTGGCTATTAACGTCTGCCCTTACCGATTGGGAGCTACATTCTTTCATGGGACCTATCGAAAAAATAGGTATTTCCTTTGAAGGGAACGAGCGTGCTGAGACCTTTGCTGAACGACGAGCACAGTATCCGCAGGATGCTCAGTCAACGGTTTCAACCCTTACTCTTACAGAAGAACAGGTTGAAATAATGAACCAAGAGTTCGAAAGGAATTTTGTAATTAAATTGGCACAACTGATGGAGGACGCGGCATCATCATCTGCAGCTGTTCCTCATGTTAATTTTCTAGAGTATGCTCACCGTTTATTCGACTACTTTAAAAGTCAGGATATCACTTTGCCTAAGACCGTTAGGGAAACCTCACTCTGTTTGATTGAAAAAGAATATTATGATTTTGATGAGATCCCTCGTTCTTTTTTTGATCTAGCGGAGGACGACGGCACTGTCGGATGGGTTCGAGCTGGGAAAGCATGTCAGTCACTAATAGGATTATAG
- a CDS encoding serine dehydratase subunit alpha family protein, whose translation MTIKKEWVEFITILNREVVPALGCTEPITAALAAARAVEALGVEPESILVQVSGNLLKNGMGVGVPGTGMTGLHIAVAVGALGGKSELQLEVLRDLTPEVVEAAKQLIVDGKVRVDLAETEEVLFAKATVAAEGHTATCTIARTHTGIIEVTKDDAVIESTPLENEEVSDDSWPLSVSAIYDFALGAEFEDISFILEAARLNDSIAAEGLEHDFGLKVGRSMDEDIALGLRSDDITSFATRLAAAASDARMDGIMQPVMSNSGSGNQGITATIPVTAFARRLGKSEEEMTRALILSHLLAIHLKHHLGRLSALCGAILAATGSGCGIVMLLGGGLIEIERTIKNMVGTIAGMICDGAKTSCALKVASSVEAAINSALLAMKGTSVPGGDGIVDDDIEICIKNLGRLGSAGMCETDKIILDIMVNK comes from the coding sequence ATGACAATTAAGAAAGAATGGGTTGAATTTATAACTATTTTGAACCGGGAAGTAGTTCCGGCATTAGGTTGTACTGAGCCAATAACTGCGGCTTTGGCAGCAGCGCGTGCGGTAGAAGCGTTGGGTGTTGAGCCGGAGAGTATTCTTGTTCAGGTAAGTGGCAACCTGCTTAAAAATGGTATGGGAGTAGGAGTTCCGGGCACCGGAATGACAGGACTTCATATTGCTGTAGCTGTTGGTGCTCTCGGCGGTAAATCTGAATTACAGCTTGAAGTGCTGCGCGATTTGACCCCAGAGGTTGTTGAAGCAGCCAAACAGCTTATTGTGGATGGAAAGGTACGAGTAGATTTAGCAGAAACAGAAGAAGTGCTGTTCGCTAAAGCTACTGTTGCAGCAGAAGGCCATACCGCAACCTGTACCATCGCCCGCACACATACCGGAATCATCGAAGTGACTAAAGATGATGCAGTCATCGAAAGTACTCCGTTAGAGAATGAAGAAGTTTCAGATGATTCTTGGCCACTTTCTGTGTCAGCTATTTATGACTTTGCTCTCGGAGCAGAGTTTGAAGATATTTCATTTATCCTTGAAGCAGCTCGTCTTAATGATTCCATTGCTGCGGAAGGTCTCGAGCATGACTTCGGTCTCAAAGTCGGCCGCTCCATGGATGAAGACATTGCATTAGGCTTGCGTTCTGATGACATCACATCATTTGCAACCCGTCTCGCAGCAGCTGCGTCAGATGCCCGCATGGACGGCATTATGCAGCCTGTAATGAGTAACTCAGGTAGCGGAAACCAAGGTATTACTGCGACCATTCCAGTAACTGCTTTTGCTCGCAGATTGGGCAAGTCCGAAGAAGAGATGACTCGTGCGCTTATTTTAAGTCACCTGCTGGCAATTCATTTGAAGCATCATCTCGGTAGACTTTCAGCATTATGCGGTGCAATTCTCGCTGCTACCGGTTCCGGTTGCGGTATCGTTATGCTGCTTGGTGGTGGGCTTATTGAAATTGAACGAACCATTAAGAACATGGTTGGCACTATTGCCGGCATGATCTGCGATGGAGCAAAAACATCATGCGCACTAAAAGTTGCTTCCAGCGTAGAAGCTGCAATTAACTCTGCGTTACTTGCTATGAAAGGTACTTCAGTACCGGGCGGTGACGGTATTGTGGATGACGACATTGAAATTTGCATTAAGAACCTCGGTCGTCTCGGAAGCGCAGGCATGTGCGAGACTGACAAGATTATCTTGGATATTATGGTGAATAAGTAA
- a CDS encoding type VI secretion system PAAR protein: MGNAAKLNDIGTDHDGYPPTPIIAASPTITIDGKPAARVGDPLEPHDKPNSPKHGRAIAAGSGTVFFDGKPATRSGDPVNCGGVLVGGGTVTIG, from the coding sequence ATGGGAAATGCAGCAAAGCTGAATGACATAGGAACAGACCATGATGGCTATCCACCTACACCCATTATTGCGGCTTCTCCAACGATAACTATTGATGGAAAGCCAGCAGCTCGAGTGGGAGATCCTTTGGAGCCTCATGATAAGCCTAATTCACCCAAGCACGGGCGTGCCATTGCGGCAGGTTCCGGCACGGTTTTCTTTGATGGAAAACCCGCCACACGGTCCGGAGACCCTGTCAATTGCGGCGGTGTCCTAGTCGGCGGTGGGACGGTGACCATTGGATAA
- a CDS encoding dienelactone hydrolase family protein, whose amino-acid sequence MHIIFATEIWGKTPHVDLMASKFEDIASDITIVDPYNGTDLAFGSEEDAYARYTADCGHSQYGQRVLDALQLTTEPTCLVGFSAGAGAVWSAVCAENVGAAKGAVCFYGSPIRNMMDYSPKVPVDLVFSENEPLFDVESVARTLQDIPLAQSYITPFEHGFMNPLSKNYHEEAYHFWLQWIKDQVVSHCAPQK is encoded by the coding sequence ATGCATATTATTTTCGCAACAGAAATATGGGGAAAAACGCCTCATGTGGATTTGATGGCATCAAAGTTTGAAGATATCGCGAGCGATATTACAATCGTTGATCCGTACAATGGAACTGATCTTGCTTTTGGCAGTGAAGAAGACGCGTATGCTCGATATACTGCGGACTGTGGGCATAGTCAGTATGGGCAACGTGTTTTGGATGCATTGCAGTTGACGACTGAGCCGACATGTCTTGTGGGCTTTAGTGCTGGTGCCGGTGCTGTATGGTCTGCTGTTTGTGCAGAAAATGTGGGTGCGGCTAAGGGCGCGGTTTGTTTCTACGGATCGCCTATCCGCAATATGATGGATTACTCTCCTAAGGTTCCTGTGGATCTGGTTTTTTCAGAGAATGAACCTCTTTTTGATGTAGAATCAGTTGCCCGCACTCTTCAAGATATTCCGTTAGCCCAGAGTTACATAACGCCTTTTGAGCATGGCTTTATGAATCCATTATCGAAAAATTATCATGAAGAAGCTTACCATTTCTGGCTGCAATGGATTAAAGATCAGGTTGTATCCCATTGTGCTCCTCAAAAATAG
- a CDS encoding type III secretion system chaperone: protein MNNHKKIQQILKQFGERIALETLELNEDGSCRIIFDNHLEVNLEVDDVTDSLLLISPVVKADEELFADALELNLFWGQLHGCRFILLRSAGVLALMRRLSIKKLDMATFEETLEMFLETVTVWRTAFEDSPREKEKAAACGWNVQSFVGRA, encoded by the coding sequence ATGAATAATCACAAAAAGATACAGCAGATTCTAAAACAGTTCGGAGAACGCATTGCTCTTGAAACGCTGGAACTGAATGAAGACGGAAGCTGTAGGATAATTTTCGATAATCATCTCGAAGTAAATCTGGAAGTGGATGATGTGACTGACAGCCTATTACTCATCAGTCCTGTGGTGAAAGCAGATGAAGAACTTTTTGCAGACGCATTGGAGCTGAACCTATTTTGGGGACAACTTCACGGTTGCAGATTCATCCTGCTCCGCAGTGCCGGTGTGCTGGCATTAATGCGCAGGCTTTCCATTAAAAAGCTCGATATGGCTACATTTGAAGAGACACTAGAAATGTTTCTAGAGACTGTCACTGTGTGGAGAACAGCATTTGAAGACAGTCCGCGTGAAAAAGAAAAAGCTGCGGCCTGTGGATGGAATGTACAGAGTTTTGTAGGCAGAGCCTAA